In the Styela clava chromosome 8, kaStyClav1.hap1.2, whole genome shotgun sequence genome, one interval contains:
- the LOC120346149 gene encoding uncharacterized protein LOC120346149, translating into MGNALEASAGRAEVMIIGGGPTGIGAAYRLAQHGNRNWILLDAEKHPGGLAGSIKTHEGFRFDHGYKTFCSRYDYLDQLIEDCFGNPPKKLKEKARDNYVYVKGRMIRFPLQNNLSGLPEADQINCALDLVRARITDKKQRVTEDVINETDKENLEHREDESLTENSSSPIENTAVIGETLRTISLENNEQRNGEHVETLDEYLVRKWGESLCNILFRPYIFKSFAYPTSKLVANWAENKIPPPQLGDDIERILNNEQRDPAVDIDSTTLYPSKGGLVSFWRNITRHLPKNNVRFKSEIIDLDIEEKMVRTKDGLEIQYDTLISTMPLTSLLELAGRTDLGATLTHSSLYIVCLGVRGISPHRDITGCIYFPESDTVFHRACIFSSFDPDSVPRKDEQIPTMRLAKETDELQSSGNQCGPYWSLQVEVSAGPLKTVSDATIMDEVVRDACLVGLLRPNDEIVSIHMTEMTHGQPLPTIESEQKIDEALMWLQERGIYSRGRFGAFKYHLGDLDHCFIQGVEAVDHILKGDLERCLWSSANDINRRGKSKIEFPLYNNGISGFKDGDRITAGDVRNAITREPGSSTSSFTSTTSPSSSRSLSSSHHGDGGHSGDSSEDSS; encoded by the exons ATGGGAAATGCTTTGGAAGCCTCAGCTGGTAGAGCCGAGGTGATGATTATTGGTGGTGGCCCCACTGGTATTGGCGCAGCTTACAG GTTGGCTCAACACGGCAATCGAAATTGGATATTATTGGATGCCGAAAAGCATCCAGGAGGTTTAGCGGGATCTATTAAAACCCACGAAGGTTTTCGCTTTGATCACGGGTACAAAACATTTTGTAGTCGATATGATTATTTAGATCAACTGATAGAAGATTGCTTTGGTAACCCACCTAAAAAACTAAAAGAAAAGGCCCGAGATAACTACGTATATGTTAAAGGACGAATGATCAGGTTCCCCTTACAAAACAATTTGTCCGGACTTCCAGAAGCGGATCAAATAAATTGTGCTTTAGATTTGGTTCGCGCTCGCATAACCGATAAAAAGCAACGAGTGACAGAAGACGTCATAAATGAAACTGACAAAGAAAACCTTGAACACAGGGAAGATGAGTCATTGACAGAAAACAGCAGCAGTCCTATTGAAAATACAGCTGTGATCGGCGAAACCTTGAGAACAATAAGTTTAGAAAACAACGAGCAAAGAAACGGTGAACACGTTGAGACCTTAGATGAGTATCTTGTGCGTAAATGGGGCGAAAGTCTATGTAATATATTATTCAGGccttatattttcaaatcatttgcGTATCCGACAAGTAAACTAGTAGCAAATTGGGCTGAAAACAAAATACCACCACCACAACTTGGCGATGACATAGAAAGAATTTTGAACAACGAACAACGTGATCCCG CTGTTGATATCGATTCCACCACTTTGTATCCATCTAAAGGAGGTTTGGTATCATTTTGGCGAAACATAACTCGACATTTACCAAAGAACAACGTTCGATTCAAAAGTGAAATAATTGatcttgatattgaagaaaagaTGGTCAGAACAAAGGATGGGCTTGAAATACA ATACGATACCCTAATAAGCACCATGCCGCTTACATCATTACTAGAACTTGCTGGCCGAACAGACCTTGGAGCGACACTGACCCATTCATCTTTGTACATTGTATGCTTGGGAGTTCGAGGCATCAGCCCACACAGAGATATAACTG gGTGCATTTACTTTCCGGAATCTGATACCGTTTTCCATCGAGCatgtatattttcaagtttcGATCCTGATAGTGTACCACGTAAAGATGAACAGATTCCCACAATGCGACTTGCAAAAGAAACAGATGAGTTACAATCGAGTGGCAATCAGTGCGGTCCGTATTGGTCTCTACAAGTGGAAGTGAGCGCGGGCCCACTCAAAACCGTATCGGATGCAACTATAA TGGATGAAGTTGTACGAGACGCTTGTTTGGTCGGATTACTTCGACCCAACGATGAAATTGTCTCGATCCACATGACTGAAATGACGCATGGACAACCTTTGCCAACTATAGAAAGCGAACAGAAA ATTGATGAGGCTCTCATGTGGTTACAAGAAAGAGGAATTTACAGTCGAGGAAGATTTGGAGCTTTCAAATATCATCTTGGAGATTTGGATCATTGCTTCATACAGGGTGTTGAAGCAGTTGATCACATTTTGAAGGGAGATCTCGAACGATGTTTGTGGTCGTCTGCGAACGACATCAATCGTCGAGGAAAAAGCAAAATCGAATTTCCGTTGTATAATAATGGTATTTCTGGATTCAAGGACGGCGACAGAATAACAGCTGGAGACGTGAGAAATGCGATTACCCGGGAGCCTGGTAGTTCAACTTCATCGTTTACATCTACCACCTCACCCTCGAGTTCTAGATCGCTTTCTTCTTCACATCATGGAGACGGAGGTCATTCCGGCGATTCTAGTGAGGATTCGAGTTAA
- the LOC120346172 gene encoding integrin alpha-D-like → MILYSIFILLCMSAWTISGFNLDMNVGYFTSDSGRLYNESSPPDPKNLNHNVTSKFFGYTMAFYQESTEGKIALIIGSSGSKVDQTDSQTNSTEAAASVHLCGFSTSLFFDESSSECNMSYPSGTLSEDGFGQVVAISQDGNMKACSPTKKQVCDNNYYSPGFCYVSSDSGSSWTKDAQTDQLRCPAGHVDVLFVIDGSRSVEEANFQIVIAWVKNVTKKLDLESGHTSVGVVQYSSYNPGQPINDQTYIKTEIEIGQETNQTSFEAAVGNISYYQFTTPTGYALRKVMFDFNGTKNYGSHNNKQVMILLTDGKANAADQEFIPEAAAALRDMGVIIFSVGVGDAQPTELQIIANGAEGNNERVELLTNFEDLDSIVDELGTEIRAVNPEGGAADLYNQTGFSIAYSKKNGVSYLTYNEPMTEWLRMKTNKLK, encoded by the exons ATGATTTTGTATAGCATTTTCATCTTGCTGTGCATGTCGGCATGGACTATTTCAGGCTTCAACCTAGATATGAATGTGGGTTATTTTACGTCTGATAGCGGACGACTTTACAACGAATCAAGCCCACCTGACCCTAAAAATTTGAATCATAATGTAACATCCAAATTTTTCGGTTATACAATGGCTTTCTATCAAGAAAGTACAGAAGGAAAAATAGC CCTTATTATTGGTTCATCTGGAAGTAAAGTTGATCAGACTGACTCACAAACAAACAGCACTG AAGCTGCAGCAAGTGTTCATTTATGTGGATTTTCGACttctttattttttgatgaatcATCCAGTGAGTGCAATATGTCCTATCCCAGTGGAACATTATCAGAAGATGGATTTGGACAAGTGGTTGCAATTTCTCAAGATGGAAATATGAAG GCATGCTCACCTACGAAAAAACAAGTATGTGACAACAATTACTATTCTCCTGGATTTTGTTACGTATCTTCTGATTCCGGATCATCCTGGACAAAAGATGCGCAGACTGATCAACTAC GTTGTCCAGCCGGGCACGTTGACGTGTTGTTCGTGATAGATGGATCAAGGAGTGTAGAGGAAGCCAATTTTCAAATCGTAATTGCCTGGGTGAAGAATGTCACAAAAAAACTCGATTTAGAAAGCGGTCATACCAGTGTTGGCGTTGTTCAGTATTCTTCCTACAACCCGGG ACAACCAATAAACGATCAAACATACATAAAGACGGAAATCGAAATAGGACAGGAAACTAATCAGACTTCCTTCGAG GCAGCAGTTGGCAATATTTCATATTACCAATTTACAACACCTACAGGTTATGCATTGAGAAAAGTGATGTTTGATTTCAATGGAACCAAAAATTACGGCAGTCATAACAATAAACAAGTAATGATTCTACTCACTGATGGAAA AGCTAATGCGGCAGATCAAGAATTTATTCCAGAAGCCGCCGCTGCGCTGCGTGATATGGGAGTGATAATTTTTAGTGTGGGGGTTGGAGATGCGCAACCAACCGAATTGCAG aTCATTGCCAACGGGGCTGAAGGCAACAACGAAAGAGTAGAACTGCTGACTAACTTTGAAGATTTGGATAGTATTGTAGATGAGTTGGGAACAGAAATAAGAGCGGTCAATCCCGAAG GTGGAGCTGCGGATTTGTACAATCAGACCGGTTTTTCAATCGCTTATAGCAAGAAAAATGGGGTGAGTTACTTGACCTATAACGAACCCATGACAGAGTGGCTAAGAATGAAAACAAACaagttgaaataa
- the LOC144411640 gene encoding NEDD8-activating enzyme E1 catalytic subunit-like: MSEPMEQSDEYDSNISDYPSRWLHLRKVLERGGPFCHPDFDPCPDTLNFMKANCKILVIGAGGLGCELLKDLAYSGFLNIEVIDMDTIDVSNLNRQFLFREKDVGKPKANVAAEFINKRIPGCVVVPHYCRIEDFDADFYRMFHIVVCGLDSIVARRWINGMFLSLLEFNDQGELDQTTMVPIVDGGTEGFKGNVRVILPGMTPCIECTLDLYPPQVNFPMCTIAHTPRLPEHCIEYVKILLWPQEKPFGLDVQIDGDDPVHIKWIFNKAVERGKDYGIEGVTYRLTQGVIKRIIPAVASTNAVIAAACTLEVLKLASSCCMPLNNYMIFNDAEGIYTYAYEAEKKEDCIVCSLRPQKLKFRKSDKLQDVLDYLKENSALQMRAPGLTTSVGGKNKTLYMSTVKSIEVATKPNLQKTLDELDIQNGQEIVVADATSPNPLIFKMQYDEK; this comes from the exons ATGTCAGAACCTATGGAGCAGTCGGACGAATATGACTCAAATATATCAGATTATCCATCAAGATGGCTTCATTTACGTAAAGTTTTAGAACGTGGTGGGCCATTCTGTCATCCTGATTTTGATCCTTGTCCAGACACTTTGAATTTTATgaaagcaaattgcaaaattttggttattggtGCTGGAGGTCTTGGATGTGAACTTCTCAAGGATCTTGCATACAGTggatttttgaatattgaagtTATTGATATGGATACGATTGATGTTTCAAACTTAAACAGACAGTTCCTTTTCAGAGAAAAAGATGTTGGGAAACCCAAAGCTAATGTAGCTGctgaatttattaataaacgCATTCCAGGTTGTGTAGTAGTTCCTCATTACTGTAGAATAGAAGATTTTGATGCTGATTTTTATCGGATGTTTCATATTGTAGTCTGTGGTTTGGACTCCATTGTAGCAAGAAG ATGGATTAATGGAATGTTTCTGAGTCTACTTGAATTTAATGATCAAGGAGAGCTAGATCAAACAACTATGGTTCCAATTGTAGATGGAGGAACAGAAGGTTTCAAGGGCAATGTAAGGGTTATACTTCCCGGGATGACTCCATGCATCGAATGCACTCTGGACTTATACCCTCCTCAA gtGAATTTCCCAATGTGCACTATTGCTCATACTCCGCGGCTTCCTGAGCATTGTATAGAGTATGTTAAAATCTTGTTATGGCCACAAGAAAAACCATTTGGACTCGATGTTCAAATTGATGGTGATGATCCAGTCCATATCAAATGGATTTTCAACAAAGCAGTTGAAAGGGGAAAAGATTACGGAATCGAGGGAGTAACATACAGATTAACTCAAGGTGTAATAAAGCGTATTATTCCGGCTGTGGCGTCCACTAATGCAGTGATTGCAGCAGCATGCACTTTAGAAGTTTTGAAGCTTGCGTCAAGTTGCTGCATGCCATTAAATAACTATATGATCTTTAATGACGCCGAGGGAATATACACATATGCATACGAAGCTGAGAAAAAAGAGGATTGTATAGTGTGCAGCCTACGGCCACAGAAGCTAAAGTTTCGAAAATCTGACAAGCTGCAAGATGTTCTTGACTATTTGAAG GAGAATTCTGCTTTACAAATGAGAGCTCCCGGTCTCACTACAAGTGTTGGTGGAAAGAATAAAACTCTTTATATGAGTACGGTCAAATCTATCGAAGTTGCCACAAAACCAAACTTACAGAAGACATTGGATGAACTCGACATTCAAAATGGACAAGAAATTGTAGTTGCAGATGCAACTTCACCGAACccattaatttttaaaatgcagtATGACGAAAAATGA
- the LOC120345451 gene encoding nucleoporin 88-like: MSADFKEVIENHPIFKTLVEENAEVENISHRADQLMHVQDGFLYVWSNKESCFYVTNLRMSLDIEEPGVQKFSCSPPPMFEVRSIQFNESGTYVALIGSRGISVLCLPQKWKNPDEENYTQFCKCFPVAERFFTTCIMVQLRQASWHPGSPNHSHLVVLLSDNTVRIYDVTADNQTPTQVHKLGHSNIGSSRFSLVSSAFSISSAIGETAVSFSFAPPVEVQEKRKKILQARRADKDEPPTVLLYPIYLLQGDGDVLLLLTSVTDNRYRKGLMHGPLTMQPPAEDNYGVDACSILVLHHNPTVIAIATASGKIHHCVALATNYDSDDDFTDTQSTASWPASVLSVQSKGLSAEFPAPTLFVYETVEIDLGPKGEEDGGDFESENHTVTLHSDPLLYCRYHCCTRVGVHAVVLPWIDKLTEFFEAADEDKDNLNEIAQDQPCIVEHIVCTKPTPSSAPCLLKGFTFATNPLFGPSLLCLTADNHCMAVPLLTIFKPTPPPLPSYDDDTIVPLTSDNDSSIQTSTMNLMDFQDHIRSILQRDSSQPILRYEASSRDTVMDSEASRLIGRVTQILRKEYILKQKIAQDAIMKRARLLAQQKQQQLDDLDKLKQKRSDLTKTAEQLAEKFEDCVDQQEILSERLAMVLKQTQSKVPVLSKAEIEMSKELRNISDRMKHLENRIKQVKTKHDYQNKQHFEDEKLNSTRRQRTPSVGSSVQVQKFKDILLEEGQKIQDSVKKLNSMKELVDSW, from the exons ATGAGTGCTGACTTCAAAGAGGTGATCGAGAATCATCCGATTTTCAAAACATTGGTTGAAGAAAATGCTGAAGTTGAAAACATATCACATAGAGCTGACCAATTAATGCATGTGCAAGATGGATTCCTCTATGTATGGAGTAATAAAGAGAGCTGCTTTTATGTTACCAACTTGAGGATGTCATTAGATATTGAAGAGCCAGGTGTTCAG AAATTCTCGTGCTCACCTCCACCGATGTTTGAAGTACGAAGCATTCAATTTAATGAATCTGGGACTTATGTAGCTCTGATTGGTTCAAGAGGAATATCAGTCTTGTGTTTGCCGCAGAAATGGAAAAATCCAGATGAGGAGAATTACACCCAGTTTTGCAA ATGTTTCCCAGTAGCTGAAAGGTTCTTCACCACATGTATAATGGTGCAGTTGCGGCAAGCCTCATGGCATCCCGGATCTCCAAATCACTCTCATCTTGTTGTGCTATTATCGGATAATACAGTGCGCATTTATGATGTCACAGCAGATAACCAAACACCCACACAAGTTCACAAACTTGGTCACAGCAACATCGGATCCTCTAGGTTTTCTCTAGTCTCTTCAGC ATTCTCAATAAGTTCTGCCATTGGTGAGACTGCGGTTTCATTCTCATTTGCTCCTCCTGTGGAAGTGCaagagaaaagaaagaaaattttacaAGCCAGACGAGCTGACAAAGATGAACCACCTACTGTTCTTCTTTATCCTATATATTTATTACAAGGCGATGGAGATGTGCTATTGTTATTAACATCTGTGACTGACAACAG GTATAGAAAAGGGTTAATGCATGGGCCTCTGACTATGCAACCCCCTGCAGAAGACAATTATGGTGTTGATGCTTGTTCGATACTTGTTCTTCATCACAATCCCACAGTCATTGCTATTGCAACGGCAAGTGGTAAAATTCATCATTGTGTCGCCCTTGCAACAAACTACGATTCTGATGATGATTTTACAGACACACAG TCAACTGCTTCATGGCCTGCCTCAGTTCTTTCTGTTCAATCCAAAGGACTATCTGCTGAATTTCCTGCTCCAACATTGTTTGTTTATGAAACTGTAGAAATCGATCTGGGACCAAAGGGTGAAGAAGATGGAGGAGATTTTGAATCAGAAAATCATACAGTTACCTTACATTCCG ATCCATTGTTATATTGTCGTTACCATTGCTGCACTAGAGTGGGTGTTCATGCTGTTGTTTTGCCATGGATTGATAAATTAACAGAGTTTTTTGAAGCTGCTGACGAGGATAAAGATAACTTGAATGAAATAGCTCAA gatcAACCATGCATTGTCGAACATATAGTCTGTACTAAACCAACTCCATCAAGTGCTCCTTGTTTATTGAAAGGTTTCACATTTGCAACAAATCCACTATTTGGGCCTTCTCTACTTTGCCTAACTGCTGATAATCATTGTATGGCTGTTCCTTTATT AACTATTTTCAAGCCAACACCACCTCCACTGCCTTCATATGATGACGACACTATAGTTCCACTTACTTCAGACAATGATTCATCCATACAGACTTCAACGATGAATCTGATGGATTTCCAAGATCATATAAG GTCTATACTTCAAAGAGATTCTTCTCAACCCATTTTGAG GTATGAGGCATCTTCAAGGGATACCGTAATGGACTCTGAAGCTAGTCGTCTCATAGGTAGAGTAACTCAAATACTGAggaaagaatatattttgaaacaaaaaattgctCAAGATGCTATCATGAAACGAGCACGGTTACTAGCACAGCAGAAGCAACAACAATTGGATGATCTGGATAAGCTCAAACAAAAAAG GTCGGATTTGACGAAAACTGCTGAACAACTTGCGGAAAAGTTTGAAGATTGTGTTGATCAGCAAGAAATTTTGTCAGAAAGACTAGCTATGGTTCTAAAACAAACTCAGTCCAAAGTTCCAGTTTTGTCGAAG GCTGAAATTGAAATGTCAAAAGAATTAAGAAATATATCAGATAGAATGAAACACTTGGAAAACAGGATCAAACAAGTGAAGACCAAACACGACTATCAAAACAAACAGCACTTTGAGGATGAAAAATTAAACAGCACAAGAAGGCAAAGAACTCCATCCGTTGGAAGTTCTGTACAAGTACAAAAATTCAAAGATATTTTGTTGGAAGA GGGTCAGAAGATTCAAGATTCTGTTAAAAAATTGAACAGTATGAAGGAACTTGTTGATTCATGGTGA
- the LOC120345454 gene encoding uncharacterized protein LOC120345454: MQHSGQGINNLKICPLYCGTLFVADASCIRLLLKMPGTINNALRVVAPYGSNCSMMPTADSKPSISQKAKKDHRKIQDILGDLKPKLDISEDNEVNHAASCFRKGQLVSENSIKNLCLDLSHGMHLKPVSTRKVNFRNPVRSTPVHPPQNSFIDDPKFKTEVPTTRNVIQSYVDNTYSKNIAAHLKMSAKEKRPSSMIYEFNKVCRMISHLPNPVSRQLYEEMHNRRIKSSELMQLRDMPCYKEHVEHHEPPCITYFSPKPSQLYLHKKEDRLEKAVKSSLESNSAVQAPLSTVEIFLNVASRYTFYEFLRELQKYGDIESVVRHGERSFRVVYSDLVGACNAVTGLRNNTMLLCTWHHRHLDQRKFLKRGKGALKVVISQF, translated from the exons atgcaACATTCTGGTCAGGGAataaacaatttgaaaatatgccCTTTGTATTGTGGAACATTGTTTGTTGCGGATGCAAGTTGTATTAGGTTGCTTCTGAAAATGCCAGGCACAATAAATAATGCTTTGCGAGTTGTTGCTCCGTATGGATCAAATTGTAGCATGATGCCGACTGCAGACAGTAAGCCATCTATATCACAGAAAGCAAAAAAGGATCACAGAAAAATTCAGGATATTTTAGGAGACTTGAAGCCTAAATTGGACATTTCAGAAGATAATGAAGTAAATCATGCTGCTTCATGTTTCAGGAAAGGACAATTAGTATCAGAAAACAGCATCAAAAATCTATGTCTTGACCTTTCTCATGGAATGCACCTGAAGCCAGTTTCTACCAGAAAAGTTAACTTTCGGAACCCAGTAAGAAGCACTCCAGTCCATCCACCTCAAAATTCTTTTATTGATGATCCCAAATTTAAAACTGAGGTACCGACGACCCGGAATGTCATACAGAGTTATGTAGATAATACCTATTCAAAGAATATTGCAGCACATTTGAAGATGTCAGCAAAAGAGAAAAGACCTTCTTCAATGATATATGAATTTAACAAAGTGTGCCGGATGATTTCGCATTTACCAAATCCTGTTTCAAGACAACTATACGAGGAAATGCACAACAGGAGAATAAAG AGCTCAGAATTGATGCAGCTCAGGGATATGCCTTGTTATAAAGAACATGTTGAACATCATGAACCTCCATGCATAACATATTTTAGTCCAAAACCCAGTCAGCTTTATCTTCATAAAAAAG AGGACAGGTTGGAAAAGGCAGTGAAATCGTCTTTGGAATCAAATTCTGCAGTTCAGGCACCATTATCTACAGTAGag ATCTTTTTAAATGTTGCATCAAGATACACTTTTTATGAGTTTCTTAGGGAGCTACAGAAATATGGAGATATAGAAAGTGTTGTTAGGCATGGAGAGAGGTCTTTCAGAGTTGTATACAG TGATTTGGTAGGAGCCTGCAATGCAGTGACAGGATTGAGAAACAATACAATGCTACTTTGTACATGGCATCACCGGCATCTCgatcaaagaaaatttttaaaaagaggGAAGGGTGCTTTGAAGGTCGTCATCTCTCAGTTTTAA